From the Solanum stenotomum isolate F172 chromosome 4, ASM1918654v1, whole genome shotgun sequence genome, one window contains:
- the LOC125863413 gene encoding co-chaperone protein p23-1-like isoform X2 translates to MSRHPTIKWAQRSDKVFITVELPDAKNVKQKLEPEGKFSFSATAGADNVPYEVVLDLFDKIDVDESKSSITSRNICYLVKKAEDNWWSRLIKQEGKSPTFLKADWDKWVDEDEQDSEPGADMDMGDIDFSQLNMGGGLGDFDADEPEEDESDTEEEIEEGKHEHSESQAATPASTEVEIKA, encoded by the exons cCGACATCCTACTATCAAGTGGGCCCAGAGATCTGACAAGGTGTTTATCACAGTTGAGTTACCTGATGCCAAGAATGTAAAACAGAAACTAGAACCAGAAGGAAAATTCTCTTTTTCTGCAACTGCTGGAGCTGATAATGTTCCATATGAAGTCGTTCTTGATCTCTTTGATAAAATAGATGTCGAT GAGAGCAAATCTAGTATTACATCTAGAAATATCTGCTATCTTGTAAAGAAGGCAGAAGACAACTGGTGGAGCAGACTGATTAAGCAAGAAGGTAAATCGCCAACGTTTTTGAAAGCTGACTGGGACAAATGGGTTGATGAAGATGAACAGGACAGTGAAC CTGGAGCAGATATGGATATGGGTGACATTGACTTTTCG CAACTCAACATGGGTGGTGGTCTAGGGGATTTTGATGCTGATGAGCCTGAAG AAGATGAAAGTGACACTGAAGAGGAAATTGAGGAAGGAAAGCATGAACATAGTGAATCTCAAGCAGCAACTCCAGCAAGCACTGAAGTTGAGATAAAAGCTTAG
- the LOC125863413 gene encoding co-chaperone protein p23-1-like isoform X1, with protein MSRHPTIKWAQRSDKVFITVELPDAKNVKQKLEPEGKFSFSATAGADNVPYEVVLDLFDKIDVDESKSSITSRNICYLVKKAEDNWWSRLIKQEGKSPTFLKADWDKWVDEDEQDSEPAGADMDMGDIDFSQLNMGGGLGDFDADEPEEDESDTEEEIEEGKHEHSESQAATPASTEVEIKA; from the exons cCGACATCCTACTATCAAGTGGGCCCAGAGATCTGACAAGGTGTTTATCACAGTTGAGTTACCTGATGCCAAGAATGTAAAACAGAAACTAGAACCAGAAGGAAAATTCTCTTTTTCTGCAACTGCTGGAGCTGATAATGTTCCATATGAAGTCGTTCTTGATCTCTTTGATAAAATAGATGTCGAT GAGAGCAAATCTAGTATTACATCTAGAAATATCTGCTATCTTGTAAAGAAGGCAGAAGACAACTGGTGGAGCAGACTGATTAAGCAAGAAGGTAAATCGCCAACGTTTTTGAAAGCTGACTGGGACAAATGGGTTGATGAAGATGAACAGGACAGTGAAC CAGCTGGAGCAGATATGGATATGGGTGACATTGACTTTTCG CAACTCAACATGGGTGGTGGTCTAGGGGATTTTGATGCTGATGAGCCTGAAG AAGATGAAAGTGACACTGAAGAGGAAATTGAGGAAGGAAAGCATGAACATAGTGAATCTCAAGCAGCAACTCCAGCAAGCACTGAAGTTGAGATAAAAGCTTAG
- the LOC125863408 gene encoding probable F-actin-capping protein subunit beta produces MEAAMGLMRRIPPKHTETALSALLSLLPEHSSDLLSQVDQPLQVLCDMESGKEFILCEYNRDADSYRSPWSNKYHPPLEDAPQPSLELRKLEVEANEVFAIYRDQYYEGGISSVYMWEDENEGFVSCFLIKKDGSKTGHGRRGYLEEGAWDAIHVIEVGPEEEEIVQYCLTSTVMLTLTTDNESSGSFNLSGSIRRQMSMKLSVSEGHLCNMGKMIEEMEGKLRNSLDQVYFGKTNEMVCTLRPPAELVQMKLPDT; encoded by the exons ATGGAAGCAGCAATGGGATTGATGAGAAGAATTCCTCCAAAGCATACAGAAACTGCTCTCTCTGCTCTGCTAAGTCTCTTGCCTGAACATTCTTCAGATCTCCTTTCTCAAGTTGATCAGCCTCTCCAG GTCTTGTGCGATATGGAGTCCGGTAAAGAGTTCATCCTCTGTGAGTATAACAGAGATGCTGATTCATATAG GTCTCCTTGGTCAAATAAGTATCATCCACCATTAGAAGATGCGCCTCAACCTTCTCTGGAGCTGAGGAAACTTGAGGTTGAAGCAAATGAAGTCTTTGCTATCTATCGTGACCA GTACTATGAAGGTGGCATCTCATCAGTTTATATGTGGGAAGATGAAAATGAAGGTTTTGTTTCTTGctttttaataaagaaag ATGGCTCCAAGACTGGACATGGTAGAAGGGGGTATCTCGAGGAAGGAGCCTGGGATGCCATACATGTTATTGAG GTGGGACCAGAAGAGGAAGAAATTGTCCAGTACTGCCTGACCAGTACAGTGATGCTGACCTTGACTACAGACAATGAGTCATCAGGCTCATTCAATTTGTCTGGATCAATTAGAAGACAG ATGAGTATGAAGCTCTCTGTCTCAGAGGGTCATCTGTGTAACATGGGAAAGATGATTGAAGAGATGGAGGGTAAGCTGAGAAACTCCTTGGATCAG GTATATTTTGGGAAGACAAATGAAATGGTTTGTACTCTGAGGCCACCCGCTGAACTGGTGCAGATGAAATTGCCGGACACCTGA